From Cecembia calidifontis, one genomic window encodes:
- a CDS encoding HEAT repeat domain-containing protein → MSQFLSQMTGWNYFGNFENGWLSAKLSIISDYLIVLLVLSVTLVIFLLLFIRSRKNFLERSKKLVQYRINGFFSEIIFSNELSGEVYDEKVNEFKKKIPIHKDWCKDLLIQNIIDLDKNLKGQSKDQLLSIFFNLGLLGYTEKLVNSKAWYLKTKGIYYWKELNYSKAAEKVYPLIFHKTPNIRSAALVAYISLSEANPLDVLEKYGDSISYIEGLNLMEVIQRRRFKKPNNLVHWLDFKEDSKLIFALKLVAHYNDVQSAESVVKLLSSSNSKVRQEAIKCIGKLYFFNAEPDLISMFFHESEENQIEIIRALKDIGGPQSKEFLHYVLSLNKNSEIKINAMYALKSLDSGFTRKEIQNNTELELVRKHVENPYLEV, encoded by the coding sequence ATGTCACAATTCTTGTCACAAATGACAGGCTGGAATTACTTTGGGAATTTCGAAAATGGCTGGTTAAGTGCAAAGCTCTCCATTATATCTGATTATTTGATAGTTCTCCTGGTCCTGTCGGTCACTCTTGTTATTTTTCTCTTACTCTTTATTCGATCAAGAAAAAATTTCTTGGAGAGAAGTAAGAAACTTGTTCAATACAGGATCAATGGATTTTTTTCTGAAATTATTTTTTCAAATGAGCTATCAGGGGAGGTTTATGATGAAAAAGTCAACGAATTCAAAAAGAAGATTCCGATCCATAAGGATTGGTGCAAGGATTTGTTGATCCAGAACATCATTGACCTGGATAAGAACCTAAAAGGTCAAAGCAAAGATCAACTCCTTTCAATTTTTTTCAACTTGGGACTTTTGGGTTATACTGAAAAATTAGTCAATTCAAAAGCTTGGTATCTCAAAACCAAAGGGATTTATTATTGGAAAGAACTCAATTATAGTAAAGCGGCAGAAAAAGTTTATCCCTTGATATTTCATAAAACTCCAAATATCAGGTCTGCAGCTTTGGTCGCTTACATTTCCCTTTCTGAAGCCAACCCCTTAGATGTTTTGGAGAAATACGGAGACTCCATCAGTTATATAGAGGGGCTAAACCTGATGGAAGTAATCCAAAGGAGAAGGTTTAAAAAGCCTAATAACCTTGTTCATTGGTTAGACTTTAAGGAGGATTCAAAACTGATTTTTGCACTTAAGCTGGTGGCACACTATAATGATGTCCAATCAGCGGAATCTGTTGTAAAGTTATTAAGCTCTTCTAACAGCAAGGTCAGGCAAGAAGCCATCAAATGCATTGGAAAGCTTTACTTTTTTAATGCTGAGCCAGATTTGATTTCTATGTTTTTTCACGAATCGGAGGAAAATCAAATCGAGATTATCCGTGCATTGAAAGACATTGGAGGTCCACAATCAAAGGAATTTTTACATTATGTATTGAGCCTCAACAAAAACTCCGAAATAAAAATCAATGCTATGTATGCTCTGAAATCACTGGATTCGGGATTTACACGTAAAGAAATCCAAAATAATACAGAGCTGGAATTGGTCCGAAAACATGTTGAAAACCCATATCTGGAAGTATAA
- a CDS encoding response regulator transcription factor, which translates to MKNILVIEDDKLISGLVSFRLKKEGFNITLAEDGMEGIKKFDALEPDLVITDVLVPYRNGIEIVEYAKKKRPNCPVIVLSCMGEEEETVIKAFQVGASDFMPKPFHPNELAFRVKRLIEN; encoded by the coding sequence ATGAAGAATATATTGGTAATTGAGGATGACAAGCTCATATCGGGTTTGGTCAGCTTCAGGTTAAAAAAAGAGGGGTTTAATATAACCCTGGCAGAAGATGGAATGGAGGGTATTAAAAAATTTGATGCCCTTGAACCGGACCTGGTAATTACAGATGTGTTGGTGCCTTATCGAAACGGTATTGAAATTGTGGAATACGCCAAGAAGAAGAGGCCTAATTGTCCTGTAATTGTTTTGAGTTGTATGGGGGAAGAAGAGGAAACGGTTATTAAGGCGTTTCAGGTGGGAGCTTCGGATTTTATGCCAAAACCTTTTCATCCGAATGAGTTGGCTTTTAGAGTAAAAAGATTGATTGAGAACTGA
- a CDS encoding amidohydrolase family protein, which translates to MNIRFNQKVFSSLFYLVFCITSISFGQSDPTGERRVTGTFAITNATVTTSPGKTQKGATIIIKNGLVEAIGSNIRIPVEAQVIKGDSLFIYPGFIDGATTAGISRPTEPERPANFDPSNPPDEIAGITPWRSALDYYDIKNSQINDWRKVGFTVAQIIPEGGMLPGKTAIVTYGGKESSNILARNTALAGRFRSSGGGRGMYPGTQLGIMAKFRDLYKNAELSSQHMRLFASNSGIARPEINKTLEAFFPVLDKSIPVIFEVSNDLELRRAVMLQKENGFRLVIAGITDMDFAIDAIKSSKAQVLVSFRLPNDKTANANTDGLSEEMKGRTQKVKEAYTQLLKETAKLEAAGIPFGFTSLGGRSNEMFKNIRLMIANGLSEDTALAALTINNANILGIQKFTGTLEKGKLANMVVATAPIFSEEAQIKYVVADGYVFEYEVNNKKQDTSNNGNGKPVDITGVWDYTSDTPAGSSGGTMEIKREGTSYKGTITYDNPAGSGKASSQMNNITLSGNSLSFTFNVTAGGMSLEVSVSGEITDNDFSGTMSLSDFGSFPLNAVKKPNQLNQ; encoded by the coding sequence ATGAATATCCGATTCAATCAAAAGGTATTCAGTAGCCTATTTTATTTGGTATTTTGTATCACTTCAATTTCATTTGGACAAAGTGATCCTACTGGTGAAAGGAGGGTTACAGGTACCTTTGCCATTACCAATGCTACTGTTACTACCTCTCCTGGAAAAACACAGAAAGGGGCCACTATCATCATCAAAAATGGACTTGTTGAGGCTATTGGTTCCAATATCCGGATACCTGTAGAGGCGCAGGTCATCAAAGGGGATTCTTTATTTATATACCCTGGTTTTATTGACGGAGCCACAACTGCGGGAATAAGCCGTCCTACCGAGCCAGAAAGACCCGCTAACTTTGACCCTTCTAATCCTCCGGATGAAATTGCGGGAATTACCCCTTGGAGAAGTGCTCTGGACTATTATGACATCAAAAACAGCCAGATCAATGACTGGAGGAAAGTTGGTTTTACGGTAGCCCAAATAATTCCTGAGGGAGGAATGCTACCCGGAAAAACTGCTATTGTAACCTATGGGGGAAAAGAGTCCAGTAATATTTTGGCAAGAAACACTGCTTTAGCAGGTAGATTCAGAAGCTCAGGAGGTGGAAGGGGAATGTATCCAGGAACACAACTGGGCATCATGGCCAAATTTAGGGACCTCTACAAAAATGCGGAATTATCCTCCCAACATATGAGGCTATTTGCTTCAAATTCAGGAATAGCCAGACCTGAAATAAACAAAACTTTGGAAGCCTTTTTCCCAGTCCTGGATAAGAGCATTCCGGTCATCTTTGAAGTTTCAAATGATCTTGAGCTGAGAAGAGCGGTAATGCTCCAAAAAGAAAATGGATTCAGGCTTGTCATTGCAGGCATTACAGATATGGACTTTGCAATAGATGCCATAAAATCTTCCAAAGCACAGGTATTGGTAAGTTTTAGACTACCCAACGACAAAACTGCCAATGCCAATACTGACGGACTTTCAGAAGAAATGAAAGGTAGAACCCAAAAGGTAAAAGAAGCCTATACTCAATTACTTAAAGAAACCGCAAAACTGGAAGCAGCAGGCATTCCTTTTGGCTTTACCTCTTTGGGAGGAAGAAGCAATGAAATGTTCAAAAATATCCGCTTAATGATTGCCAATGGTTTAAGTGAAGACACTGCCTTGGCAGCCTTGACCATCAACAATGCCAATATCCTGGGGATACAAAAGTTTACGGGAACTTTGGAAAAAGGCAAACTTGCCAACATGGTGGTTGCAACAGCTCCTATATTTTCTGAGGAAGCGCAAATCAAATATGTTGTTGCTGATGGATATGTTTTTGAGTACGAGGTAAACAATAAAAAACAAGACACTTCCAATAATGGAAACGGAAAACCAGTGGATATAACAGGCGTTTGGGACTATACTTCTGATACACCGGCCGGCAGTTCAGGTGGAACGATGGAAATCAAAAGAGAAGGGACTTCTTACAAAGGTACCATAACTTATGACAACCCTGCCGGTAGCGGAAAAGCCAGCTCACAAATGAACAATATCACTTTATCGGGCAACAGTTTATCCTTCACTTTTAATGTTACAGCTGGGGGAATGTCCTTAGAAGTGTCTGTTTCAGGGGAAATAACAGATAACGATTTTAGTGGAACCATGTCATTAAGTGATTTTGGAAGCTTTCCTTTGAACGCTGTAAAAAAGCCAAATCAACTCAACCAATAA
- a CDS encoding amidohydrolase family protein, with translation MKTIKYILSCFLVLGCLISKAQTPKGSVLIKNATVLTVTKGTLENTDVLVENGIIKKIGRNLNAPNIQVIDASGKYLMPGIIDAHSHVALDAVNEATAPITSEVKMADVVNPYDIGLYRALAGGVTISHAMHGSANAIGGQNITLKHRYGSSNPEDLYMKEAPRTIKFALGENPTRVHGRGNGIQPRTRMGVDAVIRNGFNEAIQYKKAWADYENALKQKGAKPIPPQYNSRLETLADVLDGKIIIHCHSYRADEIYALINTCREFGIKNIVFSHVNEGFKVAPELAEYTMGASVFADWWAYKFEVYYSTAYNAAILMENGVITSINSDSGELIRHLYHEAGKAQRYGQLDDDQTLALITINPAKQLGIADKVGSIEEGKQADLVIFEGHPLSIYAIPQMTFVDGVKYFDINEDPDDMRLKVSASEALEPIFLREHEHRCMHGVDFFFTNFGRNLFNHSH, from the coding sequence ATGAAAACGATAAAATATATCTTAAGCTGCTTTTTGGTATTGGGTTGTTTAATATCAAAAGCCCAAACTCCAAAAGGCTCAGTTTTAATTAAAAATGCCACAGTACTGACAGTGACAAAGGGAACACTGGAAAACACTGACGTGCTTGTAGAAAATGGCATCATTAAAAAAATAGGCAGAAACCTAAATGCTCCCAATATCCAGGTCATCGATGCATCAGGAAAATACCTCATGCCGGGAATCATTGACGCCCACTCCCACGTAGCCTTGGATGCTGTCAACGAAGCCACAGCACCAATTACTTCAGAAGTAAAGATGGCAGATGTAGTCAATCCTTATGACATAGGATTGTACAGGGCCTTGGCTGGAGGGGTAACCATTTCCCATGCCATGCACGGATCTGCCAATGCAATAGGGGGCCAGAACATTACCCTCAAACATAGATATGGCTCCTCCAACCCTGAGGACTTATACATGAAAGAAGCCCCTAGGACAATAAAATTTGCATTGGGAGAAAATCCTACCAGGGTTCATGGAAGGGGAAATGGAATTCAACCTAGGACCAGAATGGGGGTTGATGCAGTAATAAGGAATGGTTTCAATGAAGCCATTCAGTACAAAAAAGCATGGGCGGACTATGAAAACGCACTCAAACAAAAGGGAGCCAAGCCTATCCCTCCACAATATAACAGCAGGTTGGAAACTTTAGCAGATGTTTTGGATGGGAAAATCATCATCCATTGTCATTCTTATCGAGCCGATGAAATTTATGCTTTGATCAATACCTGCAGAGAATTTGGAATTAAAAACATTGTATTTTCCCATGTCAATGAAGGCTTCAAAGTTGCTCCGGAATTGGCGGAATATACAATGGGAGCTTCAGTCTTTGCAGATTGGTGGGCCTATAAGTTCGAGGTCTATTATTCCACAGCCTACAATGCCGCTATCTTAATGGAAAATGGTGTCATCACTTCCATCAATTCTGATTCAGGAGAACTGATCAGACATTTGTACCATGAAGCTGGAAAAGCCCAACGTTATGGACAATTGGATGATGATCAGACCTTGGCTTTAATCACCATCAATCCGGCCAAACAATTGGGTATAGCCGATAAGGTGGGATCTATTGAAGAAGGAAAGCAGGCTGATTTGGTGATATTTGAAGGACATCCACTTTCTATCTATGCCATTCCACAGATGACTTTTGTCGATGGGGTAAAGTATTTTGACATCAATGAGGACCCTGATGATATGAGGCTAAAAGTCAGCGCCAGTGAAGCCCTGGAACCCATCTTCCTCAGAGAGCACGAACATAGGTGTATGCACGGGGTGGATTTCTTCTTTACCAATTTTGGTAGAAACCTATTTAATCATTCACATTAA
- a CDS encoding amidohydrolase family protein translates to MKKLLYSFAISMLPFLVQAQFDGEFVKPRTGKFLLQNATVVTVTKGTLEKTSVLIDNGKILAVGQNIQEADAEIIDCSGHYIYPGMVDAGSRLGLVEVNSLPETQDYAEIGQVTPNMQALVAVNPNSVAIPVTRVSGVTTTLAVPSGGLFPGTAALINLNGYTPDQMFAGFKGVVLNFPSSARRSTWDRRSDEDIKKEAEAAQKTLNDIWSRAETYYQLQKAKAELQYYPEMEQLAKVIAGELPLLVEVNAASDILSAIDWIKSKKVKAILMGVAEGWRVADKIAAAGIPVIVGPMLSIPTRQSDRYDAAYTNPGKMAKAGVKVVIRSNDAENTRNLPFNAGFAAAYGMGKEEALKAITINAAEVFGIADRMGSIEVGKDATLFVSTGDPFETKSQILHVFIDGYRVPMSSRHIKLYQEFLERSPGLEKN, encoded by the coding sequence ATGAAAAAATTACTATATAGTTTTGCCATCTCAATGTTGCCTTTCTTAGTGCAGGCACAATTTGATGGGGAATTCGTCAAGCCCAGAACAGGAAAATTCCTACTCCAAAATGCAACTGTCGTTACAGTTACTAAAGGCACTTTGGAAAAAACCAGTGTCTTGATTGATAATGGAAAAATTCTGGCAGTAGGTCAGAATATCCAGGAAGCTGATGCTGAAATCATTGATTGTAGTGGCCATTACATCTATCCTGGAATGGTGGATGCCGGAAGCAGATTGGGACTTGTGGAAGTCAATTCATTGCCTGAAACCCAAGACTATGCGGAAATAGGCCAGGTTACTCCCAACATGCAGGCCTTGGTAGCGGTAAACCCCAATTCAGTTGCCATTCCGGTTACCAGAGTCAGCGGTGTAACTACTACTTTGGCAGTACCCTCCGGAGGCCTTTTCCCTGGTACTGCTGCCTTGATCAATCTGAACGGCTATACCCCTGACCAAATGTTTGCGGGATTCAAGGGGGTCGTACTTAACTTTCCTTCCTCTGCGCGCCGAAGTACCTGGGACAGAAGAAGTGATGAAGATATAAAGAAAGAGGCTGAAGCAGCACAAAAGACCCTGAATGATATTTGGTCAAGAGCTGAAACCTATTATCAGTTGCAAAAAGCTAAGGCAGAATTGCAATACTATCCTGAAATGGAGCAATTAGCCAAAGTAATTGCAGGAGAATTGCCACTATTGGTTGAGGTGAATGCAGCTTCGGATATTTTATCCGCAATTGATTGGATAAAATCAAAAAAAGTAAAGGCTATACTTATGGGAGTCGCAGAAGGTTGGAGAGTTGCAGATAAAATTGCAGCAGCAGGCATTCCGGTAATTGTTGGCCCAATGCTATCTATTCCTACCAGACAATCAGACAGGTATGATGCCGCATATACCAATCCTGGAAAAATGGCAAAAGCAGGGGTAAAAGTGGTTATAAGAAGCAATGATGCAGAAAATACAAGGAACTTGCCTTTTAATGCCGGATTTGCTGCTGCCTATGGCATGGGGAAAGAAGAAGCCCTAAAAGCGATCACCATCAATGCTGCAGAAGTTTTTGGCATTGCAGACAGGATGGGTTCCATTGAAGTTGGAAAAGACGCCACCCTTTTTGTTTCCACCGGAGATCCCTTTGAAACCAAATCACAAATATTGCATGTATTTATTGATGGCTACAGGGTACCGATGAGCAGTAGGCATATCAAATTATATCAGGAATTTCTGGAAAGATCACCAGGTTTGGAAAAAAACTAA
- a CDS encoding YbjQ family protein — protein MIVSTTPQLEGYKITAYLGIVSGETIIGANVFKDFFASITDIVGGRSGAYERVLREAKATAMAEMEMQAKAMGANAVIGIDLDYETIRDGMLMVTAAGTAVKIEKVFN, from the coding sequence ATGATAGTCAGTACTACACCACAATTAGAGGGTTATAAAATCACCGCTTACCTGGGCATTGTATCGGGCGAAACCATCATAGGTGCAAATGTTTTCAAAGATTTTTTTGCAAGTATTACCGATATTGTGGGCGGCAGATCCGGTGCCTACGAAAGGGTATTGCGGGAAGCAAAGGCCACAGCAATGGCAGAAATGGAAATGCAGGCCAAAGCTATGGGAGCTAATGCAGTCATAGGCATTGACCTGGATTATGAAACGATTAGAGACGGCATGTTGATGGTAACCGCTGCCGGAACAGCGGTTAAGATAGAAAAAGTCTTTAATTGA
- a CDS encoding DUF4097 family beta strand repeat-containing protein — protein MKNISLQFGFKPLFFRSKITQSLRLFLIGLVLSSLTSCLGDDLSVVSEIQQDFEGITKIEVDAEFLEVQYTGASGRQVLSLNAELRSNSNKKFEVKYRVVGSTLVVTVETNNRLFSGGAKGEGFIRLTGPRNMLLDLEADSGKVTVENVVSNSAEIEVGSGEIFVKNVAIPRLNVELVSGRGKLEDVLGDIEGNVSSGKLEIIRVEGNVEASVSSGEIILRDVTGLVTAQTSSGKIEMSNVRSIGSIYISSGQLFATNSGLSPQTALRASSGNIYIQTTSNLRDFNYNITVGSGSARVGTSQSTSGTLNINNGSSTTIRGEVGSGKIEIVN, from the coding sequence ATGAAAAACATCTCATTGCAATTCGGATTCAAGCCTTTGTTTTTCCGATCAAAAATCACCCAATCCTTACGTTTATTCCTGATAGGACTTGTTTTGAGTTCACTTACAAGCTGCCTAGGGGATGATTTATCAGTTGTTTCCGAGATTCAGCAGGATTTTGAGGGCATTACCAAAATTGAGGTTGATGCAGAGTTTCTTGAGGTACAATATACTGGGGCGAGTGGGAGACAGGTGTTGAGTTTGAATGCAGAACTGCGTTCCAATTCCAATAAAAAATTTGAAGTGAAATACAGGGTAGTAGGAAGTACCCTTGTAGTTACTGTTGAAACGAACAACAGGCTCTTCAGTGGAGGAGCTAAAGGTGAAGGTTTTATCAGACTTACAGGCCCGAGGAATATGCTGCTTGATCTGGAAGCAGACTCTGGCAAAGTAACTGTAGAAAATGTAGTGAGCAATTCAGCTGAAATAGAAGTGGGCTCGGGAGAGATTTTTGTGAAAAATGTTGCCATCCCTCGCTTGAATGTGGAATTGGTTTCAGGAAGAGGTAAATTGGAAGATGTTTTAGGGGATATTGAAGGGAATGTTTCTTCCGGTAAATTGGAGATAATCAGGGTAGAAGGGAATGTGGAGGCATCAGTATCCAGTGGAGAAATTATCCTGAGAGACGTAACAGGTTTGGTTACCGCTCAAACCAGTTCGGGAAAAATTGAGATGTCCAATGTTCGGTCAATTGGAAGCATTTACATATCCTCTGGCCAATTGTTTGCCACCAATTCTGGATTAAGCCCCCAGACTGCTTTAAGAGCGTCTTCTGGAAATATTTACATTCAGACTACCAGCAATCTGAGGGATTTTAATTATAACATTACCGTTGGAAGCGGTTCGGCCAGGGTCGGGACTTCTCAGTCTACCTCAGGCACTTTGAATATCAATAACGGTTCTTCCACCACCATTCGGGGAGAGGTAGGGTCTGGGAAAATTGAAATTGTCAATTAA
- a CDS encoding O-acetylhomoserine aminocarboxypropyltransferase/cysteine synthase family protein — protein MANYRFETLQLHAGQSPDPTTNSRAVPIYQTTSYVFDSADHGANLFALKEFGNIYTRIMNPTTDVFEKRVAALEGGVAAVATSSGQAAQFLALNNIIQAGENFVSTSFLYGGTYNQFKVAFKRIGIEARFAKGDSPADFEKLIDHKTKALYLETIGNPEFNIPDFEAIAHLAKKHDLPLVVDNTFGAGGYLFQPLKHGANIVTSSATKWIGGHGTSIGGIIIDGGNYNWGNGKFPQFTEPSEGYHGLKFWEVFGENNPLGLPNIAFAIRARVEGLRDFGPALSPFNSFLLLQGLETLSLRVQRTVDNALEIANWLESHPQVQKVNYPGLASSPYHSLAKKYLKNGYGGVLSFEIKGDKESTSDFINNLKLISHLANVGDAKTLIIQPAATTHQQLSHEEQLAAGVTPTLLRLSLGIEHIEDIKEDLQQAFDKIS, from the coding sequence ATGGCTAACTACAGATTTGAAACCCTACAATTGCATGCAGGCCAAAGCCCAGACCCTACCACCAATTCAAGGGCAGTGCCAATTTACCAAACCACTTCCTATGTTTTTGACTCCGCTGATCATGGCGCTAATCTTTTTGCCCTCAAGGAATTCGGGAACATCTATACCCGGATCATGAACCCTACAACAGATGTTTTTGAAAAAAGAGTGGCCGCTCTCGAAGGTGGGGTTGCAGCTGTTGCCACATCCTCCGGACAAGCTGCACAATTCCTGGCTTTGAACAATATCATTCAGGCTGGAGAAAATTTCGTATCTACCTCTTTTCTTTATGGTGGTACGTATAATCAGTTCAAAGTCGCATTTAAGCGTATTGGAATTGAGGCGAGATTTGCAAAAGGCGACAGTCCAGCAGATTTTGAAAAGCTCATCGATCACAAAACCAAAGCCCTATATTTGGAAACCATTGGCAACCCGGAGTTCAATATACCTGATTTTGAAGCCATTGCCCATTTGGCCAAAAAGCATGACCTTCCCTTAGTGGTGGACAATACTTTTGGGGCCGGAGGTTACCTCTTCCAGCCCTTAAAGCATGGCGCCAACATTGTTACTTCCTCTGCTACCAAATGGATTGGTGGCCATGGCACATCAATCGGTGGAATCATTATAGATGGAGGCAATTACAACTGGGGAAATGGAAAATTCCCTCAGTTTACAGAGCCTTCTGAAGGCTACCATGGATTGAAATTCTGGGAAGTTTTTGGAGAAAATAACCCATTAGGGCTACCGAATATCGCCTTTGCCATCAGGGCAAGGGTGGAAGGCCTGAGGGATTTTGGCCCAGCTTTGAGCCCATTCAACTCTTTTTTATTGTTACAGGGTTTGGAAACCCTTTCCCTTAGGGTTCAGAGAACAGTAGACAATGCACTTGAGATAGCTAATTGGCTAGAGTCTCATCCTCAGGTACAGAAAGTAAATTACCCTGGCCTTGCATCTTCGCCCTATCATTCCCTGGCAAAAAAATACTTGAAAAACGGATATGGCGGAGTATTGAGTTTTGAGATCAAAGGAGATAAAGAAAGTACCTCTGACTTTATCAATAACCTCAAATTGATTTCCCACCTGGCCAATGTAGGAGATGCCAAGACCCTTATAATTCAACCTGCTGCCACCACGCACCAACAGTTGAGCCATGAGGAACAACTGGCTGCCGGGGTTACCCCAACCCTATTACGTCTCTCACTTGGCATCGAACACATTGAGGACATCAAGGAAGACCTACAACAGGCTTTTGACAAAATCTCGTAA
- a CDS encoding homoserine O-acetyltransferase family protein, giving the protein MNLASNYLILDMAQETYTYEGELELESGEKLNGFEIAYTTQGHLTPEKDNVVWVIHALTGDANVQDWWNGLVGEDKFYDPSRHFIVCANLLGSCYGSTNPLSENPGTGQPYYYDFPNLTTRDLANSLETLRIHLGISGIHTLIGGSLGGQVALEWAYTLGEKVKNSIILASNAKTSPWIIGFNECQRMAIEADASWGDKNPAAGKKGLEAARAIAMISYRHPQDFAIKQSDNEDKLDNFRISSYLRYQGQKLANRFNAFSYWVLSKAMDSHDIGRGRGGVEKALSKLKCRVLAIGVDKDLLFLKEESQMIAQHALKGTYQEIRSAYGHDAFLIEYDQLQYILSSFYLESNTNT; this is encoded by the coding sequence ATGAATTTAGCAAGTAATTACCTGATATTAGACATGGCGCAGGAAACCTACACATATGAAGGTGAATTGGAATTGGAATCCGGAGAAAAACTGAATGGATTTGAAATAGCATATACTACGCAAGGACATCTAACCCCTGAAAAAGACAATGTGGTCTGGGTAATCCATGCCCTTACTGGCGATGCCAATGTTCAGGACTGGTGGAATGGATTGGTCGGTGAAGACAAATTTTATGATCCTTCGAGGCATTTCATCGTCTGTGCCAATTTATTGGGGTCATGCTACGGCTCCACCAATCCCCTTTCAGAGAATCCCGGTACTGGACAGCCATATTATTATGATTTCCCCAACCTGACCACCCGGGATTTGGCCAATAGTCTGGAAACATTACGGATTCATTTGGGAATTTCCGGCATCCACACCTTAATTGGAGGGTCTTTGGGAGGCCAGGTTGCTTTGGAATGGGCTTATACATTGGGAGAAAAGGTCAAAAACTCCATCATTCTTGCTTCCAATGCCAAGACCTCTCCATGGATAATCGGCTTCAATGAATGCCAGAGAATGGCCATAGAAGCTGACGCCAGCTGGGGCGATAAAAATCCAGCAGCAGGTAAAAAAGGCCTCGAAGCAGCGCGGGCAATTGCTATGATTTCCTATAGACATCCACAGGATTTCGCCATAAAACAATCAGACAATGAGGACAAATTAGATAATTTTAGAATTTCTTCCTATTTGAGGTATCAAGGTCAAAAACTTGCCAACCGATTCAATGCATTTTCATATTGGGTCTTAAGCAAAGCAATGGACAGTCATGACATTGGAAGAGGAAGGGGCGGGGTTGAAAAAGCCCTTTCGAAATTAAAATGCAGAGTATTGGCAATTGGTGTGGACAAGGATCTCTTATTCCTCAAAGAAGAATCACAAATGATAGCACAACATGCCCTAAAAGGTACCTACCAAGAAATTCGGTCTGCTTATGGGCATGATGCTTTTTTGATAGAATATGATCAACTTCAATATATTTTGAGCAGTTTTTACCTGGAAAGCAACACGAACACCTGA
- a CDS encoding VOC family protein translates to MNFIQIKESCLYLSDLDLAEDFYQGILEMPVISKVPGRHIFFRCGTSVLLCFLPEITKNETTLPPHYAKGKQHIAFEVNKADYLKVKSNLLQKGIIITHEQEWKGGLKSFYFEDPFGHVLEIVPKGIWE, encoded by the coding sequence ATGAATTTCATTCAGATCAAAGAAAGCTGCCTTTACCTTTCTGACCTGGATCTGGCAGAGGATTTTTACCAAGGCATATTGGAAATGCCTGTCATTTCCAAAGTACCTGGGAGACATATCTTCTTTAGGTGTGGGACATCGGTATTGCTCTGCTTCCTTCCTGAAATCACTAAAAATGAAACGACACTCCCTCCCCATTATGCCAAAGGAAAACAACATATCGCCTTTGAAGTGAATAAAGCAGATTACCTGAAAGTCAAAAGTAATCTATTGCAAAAAGGAATTATCATTACCCATGAGCAAGAATGGAAAGGGGGATTAAAGAGTTTTTACTTTGAAGACCCTTTTGGACACGTCCTAGAAATTGTCCCAAAAGGAATCTGGGAATAA
- a CDS encoding DUF2147 domain-containing protein, with amino-acid sequence MIKKTVLILALLIFNVLEVSMAQKATSIIGKWYNTEKDAIIEIFEERGKFFGRVVWLKEPLENGRPVLDSNNADRTKRNNPIIGLKLLENFEFKAGIWENGTIYDPRNGKTYSSTIRQKSERVLEVRGFIGLSLIGRTVEWTRAE; translated from the coding sequence ATGATAAAAAAAACAGTACTGATTTTGGCTTTGCTGATATTCAATGTTTTGGAAGTCTCCATGGCTCAAAAAGCTACTTCCATCATTGGAAAGTGGTACAATACAGAAAAAGACGCCATAATTGAAATTTTCGAGGAAAGAGGGAAGTTCTTTGGCAGAGTAGTCTGGCTAAAAGAGCCTTTGGAAAACGGTAGGCCTGTATTAGACAGCAATAATGCTGATAGGACCAAGAGAAATAATCCTATCATTGGGCTAAAATTGTTAGAGAATTTTGAATTTAAAGCTGGAATATGGGAAAATGGAACCATCTACGACCCTCGAAATGGCAAGACATATTCCAGTACCATCAGGCAAAAAAGTGAGCGTGTCCTTGAGGTTAGGGGATTTATTGGCCTGTCCCTCATTGGAAGAACAGTAGAATGGACCAGGGCGGAATGA